GCCTTGGTCAAAGAAAGATTCTGTCCGTATAGACCGCCTATGACCACATTATCCAGGACGCTCATCCCGGAAAAGGGTTGAACGATCTGGGCCGTTTTTATCAATCCCATCCGGCAGATCTTGTAGGCTGGAGTTCGGGAGATCTCTTTTCCTTCGAAGACGATTGCCCCCTTGTCGGGCCGAAGGATGCCGGTCAAGACATTGAACAAGGTTGTTTTACCGGATCCGTTGGGGCCGATGATACCCAGGATTTCTCCCTTTCCGAGATCGAAGGAGACATCCGCAAGGGCGGCCAGAGCCCCAAAATTCTTACAGACCCCCTGGGCCTTCAGCACTTCTTTCACGACGCCCAAATCTCCCTCGGCTTCTCAACTCCGCAATCCGAATTCCGAAATCCGAAATAGTTAATCATGATTTCCTCAAAAGCCTGGCCACCCTCTGACTTATGGCCCCGCTGATGCCCTTGGGCATAAACATGATCACCAGGATAATAATGACCCCGATAAAAACCAGATACCAGTTCAGGAAACTGGTCCCCAGGACGTCCTCGATGACCTGGAGGAATCCCGCGCCGATAACCGGCCCTAAAATGGTTCCCATGCCTCCCAAAAGACTCATGATGACCATTTTGATGGTGATATGAACATTGAAGACATCCACCGGCGTAATATAACCCAACCGGCTGGCCTCCAGCGACCCCAACAAGCCCATGAAAAAAGCGCTCTGGCCATAGGCCCGGATCTTGATCCAATGGGTGTTGATCCCCACACGGGCTGCGGCCTGTTCGTCCTGATGGATGGCCTTCATGGCATAGCCCATCTTGGAACGGTCGGTGAAAAAAGTCATGCCGACCACTCCGGCGGCCAGGCCCAGGTAAATCCAATAATAGGTCAGGTCATCCAAGCGGAGGCTGTAAGTGAGCCCGCTTCCTCCCCCGGTCAAGGAGTTCCATTCTTCACAGACCTGCTTCAAGGCCTCGGCCAGGGCAAAGGTGGCAATGGCAAAATAGGCCCCCCGCAATTTCAAGGTCGGCCAACCGACCATGAGGGCCAAAAGAAAGGTAGCCAGACCGGCTAACAAAACCGCCGGGAAAAGGGGTAACCCGGCCTTTAAGGTCAGGACCCCGGCCACGTACGAGCCGACCCCGACATAGGTGACCGATCCGAAATCGATGTACCCGGTATAACCGCTCATAAAATTCCAGCATCCGGTGAGCCCGATCCAGTAAAAGACGATCAACAGGAAATTGATGGCATAC
The genomic region above belongs to Deltaproteobacteria bacterium and contains:
- a CDS encoding branched-chain amino acid ABC transporter permease is translated as MKKYGWLIGLGAVGLLACLPFFKSGYAINFLLIVFYWIGLTGCWNFMSGYTGYIDFGSVTYVGVGSYVAGVLTLKAGLPLFPAVLLAGLATFLLALMVGWPTLKLRGAYFAIATFALAEALKQVCEEWNSLTGGGSGLTYSLRLDDLTYYWIYLGLAAGVVGMTFFTDRSKMGYAMKAIHQDEQAAARVGINTHWIKIRAYGQSAFFMGLLGSLEASRLGYITPVDVFNVHITIKMVIMSLLGGMGTILGPVIGAGFLQVIEDVLGTSFLNWYLVFIGVIIILVIMFMPKGISGAISQRVARLLRKS